Proteins found in one Oreochromis niloticus isolate F11D_XX linkage group LG22, O_niloticus_UMD_NMBU, whole genome shotgun sequence genomic segment:
- the LOC100693013 gene encoding major histocompatibility complex class I-related gene protein → MYNPNKVTMGRLLLLLFFCHFTSSVKHSLQYFFTQTTGVQSIPEFVAVALVDGVQEGYYDSSTKRAEPKREWIKKLMQDDPQHLQWYADQSLHTNEVFKHYIGSLRQRFNQTGGVHILQSMNGCEWDDETGEVNGFIQYGYDGEDFIALDLQKLTWITAKPQAVIIKLRWDAEKTRLEHNKELFIHKCPELLKNYLQYGRSFLQTAVLPSVSLLQKSSSSPVSCHATGFYPDRAVMFWRKDGEETHEGVHHTESLPNNDGTFQMSVDLKLSVTPEDWERYDCVFQLFGVNEYIVTKPDKAAIRTNWEKPADIRATVVVLAIVLIAAVAAGAAGMFVAYKRKKAPANASEQSENLNPQT, encoded by the exons TGAAGCACTCCTTGCAGTATTTCTTCACTCAAACAACTGGAGTCCAGAGCATCCCTGAGTTTGTGGCTGTTGCCCTTGTTGATGGAGTTCAGGAAGGTTACTATGATAGCAGCACAAAAAGAGCAGAACCCAAAAGAGAATGGATTAAAAAGCTCATGCAGGATGATCCTCAGCACCTGCAGTGGTACGCTGATCAATCTTTGCACACCAATGAGGTTTTCAAACATTACATTGGGAGTTTAAGGCAACGTTTCAACCAAACTGGAG GTGTTCATATTTTGCAGAGTATGAATGGCTGTGAATGGGATGATGAGACTGGAGAGGTTAATGGGTTCATTCAGTACGGTTATGATGGAGAAGATTTTATAGCATTGGACCTGCAGAAACTGACATGGATCACTGCAAAGCCACAGGCTGTCATCATCAAACTGAGATGGGATGCTGAAAAAACTCGATTAGAACACAATAAAGAACTTTTCATCCATAAATGCCCTGAGCTTTTAAAGAACTATTTGCAGTATGGGAGGAGCTTTTTGCAGACAGCAG TTCTTCCTTCAGTGTCTCTCCTCCAGAAGTCGTCCTCCTCTCCAGTCAGCTGCCACGCTACAGGTTTCTATCCTGACAGAGCCGTGATGTTCTGGAGGAAAGATGGAGAGGAGACTCATGAAGGTGTGCATCACACAGAGAGCCTCCCCAACAATGATGGGACCTTCCAGATGAGTGTTGATTTGAAACTTTCAGTCACACCTGAAGACTGGGAGAGGTAcgactgtgtgtttcagctCTTTGGCGTGAACGAGTACATCGTCACCAAACCAGACAAAGCAGCGATCAGGACCAACTGGG AGAAGCCCgctgacatcagagctacagtGGTTGTTCTAGCGATCGTCCTCATTGCAGCTGTTGCAGCTGGGGCAGCTGGGATGTTTGTTGcttacaaaagaaagaaag CTCCTGCCAATGCCTCTGAACAGTCTGAGAACCTAAATCCACAAACATGA